The sequence CCCCGGTGCCGCGGATGACGCGGCGACGCACGGTGGTGCGGCGGCTTGAGCCCTGGTCGGTGCTGAAGATCAGCCTGCTCTTCTACAGCTGCCTGTGGCTGGTCCTGCTCGTGGCCATGCTCGTGCTGTGGACGGCCGTGACCCGGCTGGGCATCGTCGACGAGGTGTTGCGCTTCCTGCGGGAGCTGAGCCTGACGGTCCGCATCGACGGTGCGACCATCACGCGCATCCTCGTGGCGGCCGCCGCCCTCAACGTGCTGCTGTGGAGCGCCGTGAACGTGTTCCTCGCCTACCTGTACAACCTGCTCGCCGACCTCGTCGGCGGCCT is a genomic window of Actinomycetota bacterium containing:
- a CDS encoding DUF3566 domain-containing protein, coding for MTRRRTVVRRLEPWSVLKISLLFYSCLWLVLLVAMLVLWTAVTRLGIVDEVLRFLRELSLTVRIDGATITRILVAAAALNVLLWSAVNVFLAYLYNLLADLVGGLRVTLLDEE